A genomic stretch from Corynebacterium kutscheri includes:
- a CDS encoding acylphosphatase → MHRLTIWVHGQVQGVGFRWWCYAQAKELGISGSATNLSDGRVCIVAEGTQEQLDEILHRLRQPHYSGRPGVVETAIERWTEPKGVSGFETR, encoded by the coding sequence ATGCATCGACTTACTATTTGGGTTCATGGACAGGTACAAGGTGTGGGATTTAGATGGTGGTGCTATGCCCAAGCCAAAGAACTCGGTATTAGCGGAAGTGCAACAAATCTAAGCGACGGCAGAGTATGTATTGTGGCAGAAGGAACTCAAGAACAACTTGATGAGATTCTGCATCGGTTACGCCAACCACACTATAGTGGCCGACCTGGTGTTGTTGAAACAGCTATTGAACGTTGGACTGAGCCTAAAGGCGTGAGCGGCTTTGAAACTCGCTAA
- a CDS encoding YceD family protein, whose protein sequence is MSKATIDKNSPFVFDVRTVIREGMTPEYKTNRGASPTRIGPAMIAIKEGDEVEVDAVLTPLGDAVMVDATLRAQLSGECVRCLTALRPDTELRVNVVFAAHDHLIQGESGDDEEEALPLVVDEHVDLLQAFLDEAGMNLPFNPVCPDGCAENDVPEPDGISGEEERIDARWAGLEKFL, encoded by the coding sequence ATGTCGAAAGCGACGATTGATAAGAATTCTCCATTTGTTTTTGATGTCCGCACCGTTATTCGGGAGGGGATGACCCCTGAATACAAAACCAATAGGGGTGCTAGTCCTACTCGTATTGGCCCAGCCATGATTGCCATTAAGGAAGGCGATGAGGTGGAAGTCGATGCAGTACTTACCCCACTTGGTGACGCAGTGATGGTTGATGCTACATTACGCGCACAATTAAGCGGTGAATGCGTACGCTGTTTGACTGCCTTGCGCCCTGATACTGAGCTTAGGGTGAATGTTGTTTTTGCCGCACATGACCACTTGATTCAGGGAGAGTCTGGTGATGATGAAGAAGAAGCCCTACCACTGGTTGTCGATGAGCACGTAGATCTACTACAAGCTTTCCTAGATGAAGCAGGTATGAACTTACCCTTTAATCCGGTATGCCCAGACGGTTGCGCAGAAAATGATGTGCCAGAACCAGACGGAATTAGCGGTGAAGAAGAACGTATTGATGCTAGGTGGGCAGGGTTGGAGAAATTTCTATGA
- a CDS encoding alanine/glycine:cation symporter family protein, translated as MENLESFITNVVNDNLWKVIPFLLIAAGVYFAIRTVLVQVRMIPEMFRSVVEKSESTDDAHTDVAGVSAFKAFTISAASRVGTGNVAGVAVAITLGGPGAVFWMWMIALLGGATAFVESTLAQLWKTKDADGSYVGGPAYYMTRGLNARWLAVIFGIAITITYGFVYNAIQANSIVEAIGTSVESTSVSFKFTIGVVLAALTGLIIFGGIKRIANFTQVIVPVMAGLYLIVGILVLILNISAIPGMFLEIFEHALGIKEVVGATVGAAFMNGMRRGLFSNEAGQGSAPNAAATAAVSHPVKQGLVQTLGVYFDTILVCSITAFIILLGSPEYGVKAQGASLTQHALAGEVGEWGIHFVTLILFFLAFSSVIGNYYLAQANIEYFTQNKTVMTIFRIFVMFCVVGGSIGSVPLVWALGDTFAAIMVLINLIAIVPLAGVAVKLLKNYVQQSAQGLDPVFHRDMLPEIPNVECWDGTDPVTRRGGKVITSVDTH; from the coding sequence ATGGAAAACCTTGAGTCGTTCATTACGAACGTAGTCAATGACAATCTGTGGAAGGTCATTCCCTTCCTTTTGATTGCAGCCGGAGTTTACTTCGCCATACGTACCGTATTGGTACAAGTGCGGATGATTCCGGAAATGTTTCGTTCCGTGGTGGAAAAAAGCGAATCAACCGATGATGCGCATACCGATGTAGCAGGTGTTTCTGCTTTTAAAGCATTTACGATCTCGGCAGCATCACGAGTAGGAACCGGCAACGTTGCTGGTGTAGCTGTAGCAATTACTCTTGGTGGCCCCGGTGCCGTGTTCTGGATGTGGATGATTGCACTTTTAGGTGGCGCAACTGCTTTTGTTGAATCAACACTCGCACAGCTATGGAAAACAAAGGATGCTGATGGCTCCTATGTAGGCGGTCCAGCATATTATATGACCCGTGGTCTTAACGCTCGGTGGTTAGCAGTTATCTTTGGCATAGCCATTACCATTACCTATGGTTTTGTGTATAACGCTATCCAGGCTAACTCTATTGTTGAAGCCATCGGCACTTCAGTGGAAAGTACTTCGGTTAGTTTTAAATTCACCATTGGTGTTGTACTAGCCGCGCTGACTGGTCTGATTATTTTTGGTGGCATTAAGCGTATTGCTAATTTCACCCAGGTTATTGTGCCGGTTATGGCCGGGCTTTATCTCATCGTGGGCATTTTAGTGCTCATACTTAATATCAGTGCTATACCAGGGATGTTCCTAGAGATTTTTGAACATGCCCTAGGTATCAAGGAAGTTGTTGGGGCAACAGTAGGCGCAGCGTTTATGAATGGTATGCGTCGTGGTTTGTTTTCTAATGAAGCCGGCCAAGGATCTGCACCTAATGCAGCTGCTACTGCGGCAGTATCTCACCCAGTTAAACAAGGACTTGTGCAAACCTTGGGCGTATACTTTGACACCATCTTGGTGTGCTCGATTACTGCGTTCATTATTTTGCTCGGCTCTCCAGAATATGGGGTTAAAGCCCAGGGCGCATCGCTTACCCAACATGCGCTCGCCGGAGAAGTAGGTGAGTGGGGCATTCACTTTGTCACCCTTATTCTGTTCTTCCTTGCCTTTAGTTCTGTAATCGGCAATTACTATTTGGCACAAGCCAACATTGAATATTTCACTCAAAACAAGACGGTAATGACTATTTTCCGGATTTTTGTCATGTTCTGTGTTGTCGGTGGCTCTATTGGATCAGTGCCATTGGTATGGGCATTAGGTGATACCTTTGCCGCCATTATGGTGCTGATTAACCTTATCGCTATCGTTCCACTAGCCGGGGTAGCAGTGAAATTACTCAAGAATTATGTGCAGCAGTCTGCTCAGGGCTTAGACCCGGTTTTCCACCGAGATATGTTGCCAGAAATCCCTAATGTTGAATGCTGGGATGGTACAGATCCGGTTACTCGTCGAGGCGGCAAGGTGATTACCTCCGTCGATACGCACTAA
- the mutM gene encoding bifunctional DNA-formamidopyrimidine glycosylase/DNA-(apurinic or apyrimidinic site) lyase, translated as MPELPEVEVVRRGLTEHLVHRRIEEVTVHHPRAVRSIIGGEAELQARLVGRKISAMDRRGKFLWAVLDDDTCLLVHLGMSGQMLIKQPDSKDARTHLRIQAQLSDGNQLWFVDQRTFGYWWIGELSDTLDGVVPENITHIARDLMDPQLNIRRLAIQLKNRRTTIKSLLLNQEIVAGIGNIYADEMLWAAQVHPRNKANQLSLKRIEELLVAGRLVMAKALEQGGTSFDALYVDVNGNSGYFDLSLKAYGQTDKPCSRCGGLIIREKFHNRSSHLCLRCQRLH; from the coding sequence ATGCCTGAATTGCCGGAAGTAGAAGTAGTCCGTCGCGGACTTACCGAGCATCTTGTGCATCGTCGTATCGAAGAAGTAACGGTGCACCATCCGCGAGCGGTGCGCTCGATTATCGGTGGGGAAGCTGAGCTACAAGCTCGGCTTGTTGGTCGAAAAATAAGTGCGATGGATCGACGCGGCAAATTCTTGTGGGCGGTGCTAGACGACGATACATGTTTACTTGTTCATTTAGGTATGAGTGGACAGATGTTGATAAAACAGCCAGATAGTAAGGATGCTCGTACTCATTTACGCATTCAAGCACAACTTTCAGATGGCAATCAGCTTTGGTTCGTTGATCAGCGTACTTTTGGCTATTGGTGGATTGGCGAGCTTAGCGACACCCTTGATGGGGTAGTGCCAGAAAACATTACCCATATTGCACGGGATTTAATGGACCCGCAGTTAAATATTCGTCGATTGGCAATACAACTAAAAAATCGACGTACAACCATTAAATCCCTATTACTTAATCAGGAAATAGTTGCCGGGATTGGCAATATTTATGCAGATGAAATGCTTTGGGCGGCGCAAGTACACCCGCGTAATAAGGCTAATCAGCTCAGCCTAAAAAGAATTGAGGAACTTTTAGTTGCGGGTCGATTGGTAATGGCTAAAGCCCTTGAACAAGGTGGCACTAGTTTTGACGCTTTGTATGTAGACGTTAATGGAAATTCTGGTTATTTTGATCTGTCTTTAAAAGCTTATGGGCAAACTGATAAGCCATGTTCTCGCTGTGGTGGCTTAATAATTCGGGAAAAATTTCACAATCGTTCCAGTCATTTATGTCTCAGATGCCAGCGGTTACACTAG
- a CDS encoding DivIVA domain-containing protein: MYRVFECLDELVQTIEQAHGVPMTSNCMVPRGEMLALLDDLRNALPVEIDDAQDVLDSRDDIIRSAEDRAHELVDGAQKEADSLLSRAQEDSSAMVVDAENRADATLSKAREDAHHIVDSAHREADDTVSRANAEAERLIASGNEQYQRSIEEGLAEQQRLVSEAEVVRRANEEAHRVVGIAHEDSNRLRAECDEFVDQKLASFEESLSTTLRAVSRDRQALRRGAGVAGKGYKTEM, translated from the coding sequence ATGTACCGCGTTTTTGAGTGTCTTGACGAATTAGTCCAAACCATCGAGCAAGCACATGGGGTACCTATGACCTCTAATTGCATGGTTCCACGCGGCGAGATGCTTGCGTTGCTTGATGATCTTCGTAATGCCTTGCCCGTAGAAATAGATGATGCACAAGATGTGCTCGATAGTCGCGATGATATTATTCGTAGTGCTGAAGATCGTGCTCATGAGCTTGTCGACGGCGCTCAAAAAGAAGCTGATTCATTACTGAGCAGGGCACAGGAAGATTCTTCCGCTATGGTTGTGGACGCAGAAAATCGTGCGGATGCTACCTTAAGCAAAGCCCGAGAAGACGCGCATCACATTGTTGATTCCGCACACCGGGAAGCTGATGATACTGTCAGCCGAGCTAATGCTGAAGCGGAACGTTTGATTGCTAGCGGAAATGAGCAGTACCAACGAAGCATTGAAGAAGGGCTTGCCGAACAACAGCGGTTAGTTAGCGAGGCAGAAGTAGTACGCCGCGCTAATGAAGAAGCGCACCGGGTGGTTGGCATTGCTCATGAAGATTCAAATCGACTTCGCGCTGAGTGTGATGAGTTTGTCGATCAGAAATTAGCTAGTTTTGAGGAATCGCTTTCTACCACCCTTCGTGCGGTAAGCCGGGATCGTCAAGCATTACGTCGTGGAGCAGGCGTTGCTGGTAAAGGTTATAAAACAGAAATGTAG
- the rnc gene encoding ribonuclease III, with amino-acid sequence MSAKKKITGEQALAAAFHTVDHKSLLEHFGVEIPDDLLTLALTHRSFANEHGHLPNNERLEFLGDAVLGLSIAGVLYNNFPSRPESDISKMRASIVSRFGLSEVAREIGLGAYIILGKGESASGGRDKDSLLADTMEALIGAVYLTFGFDIARDAVLRLFADKIKNATATGHHHDWKTTLQERVAERGLPMPVYGSSSVGPDHAQVFTATVRINDELAGTGQGHNKKLAEQQAAHQAVLALNDNLLLGK; translated from the coding sequence ATGAGTGCAAAAAAGAAAATCACTGGTGAGCAAGCTTTAGCGGCAGCCTTTCACACAGTCGATCATAAGTCGCTATTGGAACACTTTGGGGTAGAAATTCCTGATGATTTGCTTACCTTGGCGCTTACCCACAGGTCTTTTGCCAATGAGCATGGACATTTGCCCAATAATGAACGCCTAGAGTTTTTAGGTGATGCAGTTTTGGGGTTAAGTATCGCTGGCGTGCTCTATAATAATTTTCCTTCGCGGCCGGAAAGCGATATTTCCAAAATGCGTGCCTCCATTGTTTCGCGATTTGGTTTAAGTGAGGTTGCCCGAGAGATTGGGTTAGGCGCATATATTATTTTGGGTAAAGGCGAATCAGCTAGTGGTGGGCGAGATAAAGATTCATTGCTTGCCGATACAATGGAAGCACTCATTGGTGCGGTGTATCTGACCTTTGGCTTTGATATCGCTAGGGATGCGGTACTTCGACTCTTTGCTGACAAGATCAAAAATGCTACGGCAACTGGACATCATCATGATTGGAAAACTACCCTCCAAGAACGTGTTGCGGAGCGGGGGCTGCCAATGCCTGTGTATGGGTCAAGTTCTGTCGGTCCTGATCATGCACAAGTTTTTACCGCTACGGTACGCATTAATGATGAACTTGCTGGTACTGGACAAGGCCATAATAAGAAACTTGCTGAACAACAAGCAGCACATCAAGCAGTGCTAGCACTTAACGACAATCTTCTTTTGGGTAAATAA
- the ftsY gene encoding signal recognition particle-docking protein FtsY: MNTISWIILAVVVLVLLLTIAIVVGLKRKQAKTVSFHTEEEPKELTQQEKSGNYQVTGGFNFTTNKQPEPVPVIPNDVKTAHDEHVPMTDNEKTIEEQVNTASVESDLPVVEEPLSAEPLAESSEQEAIQAAASAESIIAAAEQAVEETPVPAEPEVVQDVSDNQEPLVTNDAVADIDPAAGRIGRLRGRLSRSQNVFGKSVLGMLSAGELDEDAWEDIEALLIQADLGTDITMKVVDQLREMIATRGVNSEQEARAMLRECLITACKPELDRSIKAMPYDNKPAVILVVGVNGTGKTTTTGKLARVLVSMGHKVLLGAADTFRAAAADQLETWGRRVGAHTVRGEEGADPASVAFESVAEGINQHADVVLIDTAGRLHNSSNLMDQLGKVKRVVEKKAVVDEVLLVLDATTGQNGMMQAKTFSDVVDITGVVLTKLDGTAKGGIVLRVQEELGVPVKLVGLGEGADDLAPFEVEGFVDALLG, from the coding sequence ATGAATACTATTTCGTGGATTATTCTTGCTGTCGTTGTTCTTGTATTGCTACTTACTATTGCCATCGTTGTTGGCCTTAAACGCAAACAAGCTAAAACAGTAAGCTTTCACACTGAAGAAGAGCCTAAAGAGCTAACCCAGCAAGAAAAGTCCGGAAATTACCAGGTAACAGGTGGATTTAACTTTACGACGAATAAACAACCTGAACCAGTACCAGTTATTCCCAACGATGTTAAGACAGCACATGATGAGCATGTGCCTATGACAGACAATGAAAAAACCATCGAGGAGCAGGTTAATACTGCCTCAGTAGAATCAGACTTACCGGTAGTAGAAGAACCTCTTTCTGCGGAACCTCTAGCCGAATCATCAGAACAAGAAGCCATCCAAGCAGCAGCTTCTGCAGAAAGTATTATAGCAGCCGCTGAACAGGCGGTAGAAGAAACACCAGTACCAGCTGAGCCAGAAGTAGTCCAAGACGTAAGTGATAATCAAGAACCTCTGGTAACAAATGATGCGGTAGCTGATATCGATCCAGCAGCCGGACGTATCGGCCGTTTGCGTGGCCGGTTATCGCGTTCGCAGAATGTATTCGGTAAGTCAGTTTTGGGAATGCTTTCTGCCGGTGAGCTTGATGAGGACGCATGGGAAGATATTGAAGCCTTGCTTATTCAAGCCGATCTTGGCACCGATATCACTATGAAAGTGGTTGATCAATTACGCGAAATGATTGCTACTCGTGGAGTTAATAGTGAACAAGAAGCACGCGCTATGTTGCGTGAATGTTTAATTACGGCATGTAAGCCAGAACTTGATCGTTCTATTAAAGCTATGCCTTATGACAATAAACCTGCGGTTATTCTTGTCGTCGGCGTCAATGGTACGGGCAAAACAACAACCACTGGTAAATTAGCCCGGGTACTTGTTTCCATGGGGCATAAAGTATTACTTGGTGCTGCTGATACTTTCCGTGCAGCTGCTGCCGATCAGCTTGAAACATGGGGACGTCGAGTAGGCGCGCATACGGTACGCGGGGAAGAAGGTGCCGATCCTGCGTCGGTAGCTTTTGAATCAGTGGCCGAAGGCATTAATCAACATGCCGATGTAGTACTTATTGATACTGCAGGTCGTCTGCACAATTCCTCAAACCTTATGGATCAGCTTGGCAAGGTCAAGCGGGTGGTAGAAAAGAAAGCCGTTGTCGATGAGGTATTGCTGGTACTCGATGCAACAACTGGACAAAACGGTATGATGCAGGCAAAGACTTTTAGTGATGTTGTCGATATTACTGGTGTAGTACTTACAAAATTGGATGGTACGGCCAAAGGCGGCATTGTATTGAGAGTCCAAGAAGAACTAGGGGTACCAGTTAAATTGGTTGGTCTCGGCGAAGGTGCTGATGATCTTGCACCATTTGAAGTTGAAGGTTTTGTTGATGCCCTACTCGGATAG
- the smc gene encoding chromosome segregation protein SMC, producing MYLKSLTLKGFKSFASATTLKFEPGICAVVGPNGSGKSNVVDALAWVMGEQGAKTLRGGKMDDVIFAGAGQRKPLGRAEVTLTIDNSDNVLPIEYKEVSITRRMFRDGASEYEINGNKARLMDIQELLSDSGIGREMHVIVGQGRLAQILESRPEDRRAFIEEAAGVLKHRRRKEKAQRKLVNMQANLDRLQDLTAELARQLKPLARQADAARRAASVQADVRDARLQLGGYQIVQLQEKLAAAQSRTQIVKEHVEEVSEQLEEATEITLELEDQLATITPAAEQAQQLWFSLSSLAERVSATQRIAADRAINVQLTAYSGTDPEELFARAERADKEYAELEENVALLTARLESIQEQVAEYEHIAQEADREHLAQVRAIADRREGVVRLLAAEEAQQAHVLALEAELARMQETLAEARQRIEITRTHLREVEAKISVAEPDKEEYIRATAEAEAAEQRLEDLRMQQHHRERNVSRLESRIETLSAQQGLSDGAALFDNSVAMATLVRAKKGCEKALAAVLAQVADGLAAPLPVNMSELVVAHSADIATTMVFAMEDTAQREKTQANRWRLDAYLPQSVTWLLDELSIDDRVAQAINRLLIDVVVAPSLAVAETVVRDDPRLRAVTYEGVIVGDGWYSFGQGAGKAVEITAYIEQAELELAQEIVHVEELLGTLSGAKQAADQARVRAASATASLQEQEAVFIGLKKDVERLRAQEQAHVTEYQRSAQRVGEMEQRLNKARQQWNITKDRLARVDRDIDDQDPSTHERDQAQENLAQIKAMELEAKLSLRSAQDRAEQASGRGASLRRQADHERMNKQRHEQMMHKRVRQAELARTVDTYAREINARVEKAVAQATRRRDELMTQRQAIVARLSQAKDKAQALNTQLLRLSDQAHQVDVQRSQAQVRLEEAQKKLQEQLGIAIPDLIRDYTPGADFDLGFQQDRLKKAEKALSSLGKVNPLALEEYKALEERYEFLSTQLSDVQQARTDLLGVVEDVDAKILQLFSDAWHDVEEEFPKVFRTLFPGGEGRLVLTEPEDMLRTGIEVEARPPGKKVKRLSLLSGGEKSLTALAMLVAIFRARPSPFYVMDEVEAALDDVNLRRLIALFEELRLDSQLIVITHQKPTMDIANVLYGVTMRGDGVTKVISQRMSTALMPESASGVVNQARDRQATDPGSKEVAD from the coding sequence GTGTATTTGAAGTCGCTGACGCTTAAAGGATTTAAGTCTTTTGCGTCTGCGACGACCCTGAAATTCGAACCTGGTATCTGTGCCGTAGTAGGCCCGAATGGTTCTGGTAAATCGAATGTTGTTGATGCTCTCGCCTGGGTTATGGGTGAGCAAGGGGCAAAAACCCTGCGTGGCGGAAAGATGGATGATGTTATTTTCGCTGGAGCAGGTCAACGCAAACCATTAGGCCGTGCGGAAGTCACCCTGACTATTGATAATTCCGACAATGTATTGCCTATCGAATATAAAGAAGTTTCTATCACGAGAAGAATGTTTCGTGATGGGGCAAGTGAATATGAGATTAATGGCAATAAAGCTAGATTGATGGATATTCAGGAATTGCTTAGTGATTCCGGAATTGGCCGTGAAATGCACGTCATTGTTGGCCAGGGACGCCTTGCTCAAATACTTGAATCTCGTCCAGAAGATCGTCGTGCTTTTATTGAAGAAGCGGCAGGGGTGCTAAAACATCGCCGTCGTAAAGAAAAAGCACAGCGAAAACTTGTTAATATGCAGGCTAATCTTGATCGGCTACAGGATTTAACTGCTGAATTAGCACGACAGTTAAAACCCTTGGCGCGCCAGGCTGATGCTGCACGACGTGCTGCTAGCGTGCAAGCTGATGTCCGTGATGCCCGATTACAATTGGGTGGTTACCAGATCGTTCAATTACAAGAAAAGCTAGCTGCAGCACAATCACGAACTCAGATAGTAAAAGAACACGTTGAAGAAGTCAGTGAACAGCTTGAAGAAGCTACCGAAATTACTCTTGAGCTAGAAGACCAACTAGCTACTATAACTCCTGCCGCCGAACAAGCACAGCAATTATGGTTTTCGCTCTCTTCACTTGCCGAAAGAGTATCTGCTACGCAGCGTATTGCTGCCGATCGTGCGATCAACGTGCAGCTTACTGCATATTCTGGTACAGATCCTGAGGAACTATTTGCTAGAGCAGAACGCGCCGATAAAGAATATGCGGAATTAGAAGAAAACGTCGCTCTTTTAACAGCACGCTTGGAATCAATCCAGGAACAAGTAGCAGAATACGAACATATTGCCCAAGAAGCTGATCGAGAACATTTAGCCCAGGTTCGAGCAATTGCTGATCGACGAGAAGGCGTTGTTCGTTTACTTGCGGCAGAGGAAGCACAACAAGCGCACGTTTTAGCCTTAGAAGCGGAGCTTGCCCGGATGCAAGAAACACTTGCAGAAGCAAGACAAAGAATCGAGATAACTCGTACGCATTTGCGAGAAGTTGAAGCTAAAATATCGGTGGCAGAACCAGATAAAGAAGAATATATTCGGGCCACCGCTGAGGCGGAAGCTGCTGAACAACGTTTAGAAGATTTACGCATGCAACAGCATCACCGCGAACGGAACGTATCTCGTTTGGAATCACGGATTGAAACTTTATCTGCGCAGCAAGGTCTTTCTGATGGAGCGGCACTCTTTGATAATTCAGTCGCTATGGCTACGCTTGTTCGCGCAAAAAAAGGGTGTGAGAAAGCTTTAGCAGCGGTCTTAGCTCAGGTTGCCGATGGTTTAGCTGCACCATTACCGGTAAATATGTCGGAATTAGTAGTAGCGCATAGTGCTGATATTGCCACCACAATGGTTTTTGCTATGGAAGATACTGCGCAGCGGGAAAAAACTCAGGCAAATAGGTGGCGCCTTGATGCCTATTTACCGCAGTCAGTGACTTGGTTACTTGATGAACTCAGTATTGATGATCGGGTAGCACAAGCGATAAATCGTTTGCTTATCGACGTAGTAGTAGCTCCTTCGCTTGCTGTTGCTGAGACCGTCGTTCGTGATGATCCCAGATTACGTGCAGTGACCTATGAAGGGGTCATTGTTGGTGATGGCTGGTATAGCTTTGGACAAGGTGCCGGGAAAGCAGTTGAGATAACAGCATATATTGAGCAAGCAGAATTAGAATTAGCACAAGAAATTGTCCATGTGGAAGAACTTTTAGGTACTCTTTCTGGGGCAAAACAAGCAGCTGATCAAGCACGTGTGCGTGCCGCAAGTGCCACTGCAAGCCTTCAAGAGCAAGAAGCTGTTTTTATTGGACTGAAAAAAGATGTAGAGCGTTTACGTGCTCAGGAGCAGGCTCATGTTACTGAATATCAACGTAGTGCTCAGCGTGTTGGCGAGATGGAACAGCGATTAAATAAGGCACGTCAACAATGGAACATCACGAAAGACCGACTTGCCCGAGTAGATCGCGATATTGATGATCAGGATCCGTCCACACACGAGCGCGATCAAGCGCAGGAAAACTTGGCGCAAATCAAGGCCATGGAGTTGGAAGCAAAACTTAGTTTACGCAGTGCCCAAGATCGGGCAGAACAAGCCAGTGGGCGTGGAGCTAGCTTGCGTCGACAAGCAGACCATGAGCGCATGAATAAACAGCGCCACGAGCAGATGATGCATAAGCGGGTACGGCAAGCAGAGCTTGCGCGCACTGTAGATACTTATGCCCGAGAGATTAATGCACGAGTTGAGAAAGCAGTTGCCCAAGCAACGCGCCGTCGTGATGAGCTTATGACACAGCGACAAGCCATAGTCGCGCGACTTTCCCAAGCGAAAGATAAAGCGCAGGCGTTAAATACTCAGCTTTTACGATTAAGCGACCAAGCGCACCAAGTAGATGTACAACGCAGTCAGGCGCAAGTAAGACTAGAAGAGGCACAGAAAAAACTGCAAGAGCAGTTAGGCATCGCAATTCCTGACCTCATTCGTGATTATACGCCGGGGGCAGATTTTGATCTTGGTTTTCAACAAGATCGGCTCAAAAAAGCCGAGAAAGCTCTCAGTTCTTTAGGCAAGGTCAATCCGTTGGCTTTGGAAGAATACAAGGCACTTGAAGAACGCTATGAGTTTTTATCTACTCAATTAAGTGATGTGCAACAAGCACGCACAGATCTATTGGGAGTAGTAGAAGATGTCGATGCAAAAATTCTGCAACTATTTAGTGATGCTTGGCATGATGTAGAAGAAGAATTTCCGAAAGTATTCCGCACACTTTTCCCAGGTGGTGAAGGCAGACTTGTACTTACCGAGCCAGAGGATATGTTGCGTACGGGCATTGAAGTAGAAGCACGACCACCAGGAAAGAAAGTCAAGCGGTTATCGTTGCTTTCTGGTGGGGAAAAATCTTTAACAGCGCTAGCTATGTTGGTGGCTATTTTCCGGGCACGACCAAGTCCGTTTTATGTCATGGATGAAGTAGAAGCGGCTCTTGATGATGTGAATTTACGCCGACTTATTGCCCTTTTTGAGGAATTGCGGTTAGATTCGCAGCTGATTGTTATTACTCACCAAAAACCGACAATGGATATCGCTAATGTTTTATATGGCGTGACAATGCGTGGCGACGGTGTTACCAAGGTAATCTCGCAGCGTATGAGTACAGCACTGATGCCTGAAAGTGCAAGCGGTGTGGTTAATCAAGCTAGAGATCGTCAAGCTACGGATCCTGGGAGTAAAGAAGTTGCTGATTGA